One Planctomycetaceae bacterium DNA window includes the following coding sequences:
- a CDS encoding UvrD-helicase domain-containing protein, translating to MERANGLTAAQRRAVEHFEGPLLVLAGPGSGKTRVITHRIARLLQQGVRSDQILALTFTNKAAREMSHRVTHLLGGTNVQVSTFHRFCARLLRLNPEAVGLRQNFTILDHTDQVQLVRSIMKDERLDTSFHDPARVLARISQSRNDLISAETFRRHFDERPGTPLDCVVYEVFGEYEQRVLQQNAVDFDDLLLHVVKIMREDDHVRERLDDQYRFILVDEYQDTNLAQYEIVRAISQRHPNLCATGDPDQSIYGWRGARPENIPNFERDYPDVQIVSLDQNFRSTGSIVHCAEQLISCNPRKHRGALTTANPQGDTVRLLVFDHGDAEADGIAAEIAERVRKGERKYSDFAVFYRVNALSRPLETAFSRHRIPFQVAAGFSFFERAEIRDLIAYLRLIENDADDLAFERIVNRPMRGIGAKSLQRLSSFAVKNQISLFEAAVQAEEIAELSARALGPLKAFVDLIQRLQEVSAEGKAAAVLERLIAEIDYLKIWSEADDEVDVDRVANVHELITSARQYDAMEPLNPEEPNSLQGFLEQACLSSEVDNVDSTNGSVTFMTMHAAKGLEFPAVYIIGLENSLIPHERAVRNGDPASFQEERRLFFVGITRAMQELTLTQTIERTFRGMRRTTISSMFVPEIESAIQRHFDSEAHAEKITESVMDRKLAEARKRFEFAKNQPNRLLLMTGTQLQARSGGHDSDVEGHSGSKREGSQSSAPPSGSQLAANAMVSGLLYHEGMRVRHPRYGTGYVKSVSAFTGKGTVSVVFDLDSREETFVLGKAPLQPLEL from the coding sequence ATGGAACGAGCCAACGGATTGACTGCGGCCCAGCGCAGAGCGGTGGAGCATTTTGAAGGGCCATTGCTGGTGCTCGCCGGTCCCGGTTCGGGCAAGACTCGCGTCATTACCCACCGCATTGCTCGATTGCTACAGCAGGGAGTACGCTCAGATCAGATTCTGGCGCTGACATTCACAAACAAAGCGGCCCGTGAGATGTCTCATCGTGTGACTCATCTGCTCGGCGGGACGAACGTGCAGGTCAGCACTTTTCATCGCTTTTGCGCGCGATTGCTTCGTTTGAATCCGGAAGCCGTCGGACTCCGCCAGAACTTTACGATTCTCGACCACACCGACCAGGTTCAACTGGTCAGGTCGATCATGAAAGACGAACGGCTCGACACGTCCTTTCACGACCCGGCGCGGGTTCTTGCCCGGATCAGCCAGTCCCGGAACGACCTGATCTCTGCTGAAACCTTCCGACGGCACTTCGATGAACGCCCCGGTACGCCGCTGGATTGCGTTGTGTATGAGGTTTTCGGTGAATACGAACAGCGGGTGCTGCAGCAGAATGCGGTGGACTTCGATGATCTCCTGCTGCATGTTGTGAAGATCATGCGTGAAGACGATCACGTGCGAGAACGCCTGGATGATCAATATCGGTTCATTCTGGTCGACGAATATCAGGACACCAACCTGGCCCAGTACGAGATTGTACGAGCCATTTCCCAGCGGCACCCAAACCTGTGCGCAACCGGGGATCCTGACCAGTCGATTTACGGATGGCGAGGGGCCCGGCCTGAAAATATCCCCAACTTCGAACGCGACTATCCCGACGTTCAGATTGTTTCGCTGGATCAGAACTTCCGAAGCACCGGAAGTATCGTTCACTGTGCAGAACAATTGATTTCGTGTAATCCCAGAAAACATCGTGGCGCACTGACGACCGCTAACCCTCAGGGGGACACAGTTCGCCTGCTTGTATTCGACCATGGCGATGCTGAAGCCGATGGCATCGCGGCTGAGATTGCGGAGAGAGTGCGAAAAGGAGAACGGAAATACAGCGATTTTGCTGTTTTTTACAGGGTCAACGCGTTGTCGAGGCCACTCGAAACAGCATTCTCACGCCATCGAATTCCGTTTCAGGTGGCTGCGGGTTTTTCGTTTTTTGAACGCGCGGAAATTCGAGATCTGATTGCCTATCTTCGTCTTATTGAAAACGATGCGGACGATCTGGCATTTGAACGCATCGTCAATCGTCCCATGCGAGGTATCGGGGCAAAGTCTCTGCAGCGTCTTTCGAGCTTTGCTGTGAAGAATCAGATCTCACTATTTGAGGCAGCCGTTCAGGCAGAGGAAATCGCTGAACTCAGTGCCCGGGCGCTGGGTCCGCTGAAGGCATTTGTCGACTTGATTCAGCGTCTCCAGGAAGTCAGCGCCGAAGGTAAAGCGGCTGCGGTTCTGGAGAGATTGATCGCAGAGATTGATTACCTGAAGATCTGGTCCGAAGCCGATGACGAAGTCGACGTGGACCGAGTGGCAAACGTCCACGAACTGATTACATCCGCTCGGCAATATGACGCCATGGAGCCTTTGAATCCGGAGGAACCAAATTCGCTGCAGGGTTTCCTGGAGCAGGCGTGTCTGAGCAGTGAAGTCGATAACGTGGACTCGACAAATGGCAGCGTCACATTCATGACAATGCATGCAGCCAAGGGGCTCGAATTCCCCGCGGTCTACATCATTGGGCTCGAGAATTCGCTGATTCCACATGAACGGGCCGTCAGAAACGGCGACCCTGCCAGTTTTCAGGAAGAACGACGCCTATTCTTTGTCGGAATAACGCGAGCGATGCAGGAACTGACGCTGACGCAGACCATCGAGCGAACGTTTCGGGGGATGCGACGAACGACCATCAGCAGTATGTTTGTACCGGAAATTGAGTCGGCGATTCAGAGACATTTTGATTCAGAGGCGCATGCTGAAAAGATCACAGAATCCGTCATGGATCGGAAGCTCGCGGAGGCCCGAAAGCGATTCGAATTCGCGAAGAATCAACCGAATCGACTGTTGTTGATGACCGGGACACAGCTTCAGGCGCGTTCTGGCGGGCACGACAGTGACGTCGAGGGCCACAGCGGTAGTAAACGCGAGGGATCGCAATCTTCGGCCCCACCTTCCGGTTCGCAATTGGCCGCAAACGCGATGGTTTCCGGGCTGCTCTATCACGAAGGAATGCGAGTGCGTCACCCGAGGTACGGCACGGGTTATGTGAAGTCCGTGTCTGCGTTCACTGGAAAAGGCACAGTGAGTGTCGTCTTCGACCTCGATTCACGTGAGGAAACGTTTGTCCTGGGGAAGGCTCCCCTGCAACCGCTGGAACTTTAG